The genomic interval TGAGATCAAACCTTGAGCCATGAGAGAACTAATCAAACCCGTGATTGCACCCCCAGCTTGAGGGTTGGAGGCAATGGGAACTGGATTGTGTGAGATAGGTATCATTTGTGATGGAGGACGAGGCCCTGGAGGTAAAGGGGGTAAGCCTCCCCCCTGCAAATGGATAGAGCCGCCTGGTGCATTGAGCATTGACATGGGTGGATGCACACCGGGAATCGGGTTTGAAAGTACACTAGTTACTGCAGTATAATGTCCTTGAGATGTATATCCATGAGTCAAGGTTTGTGCTGGAGATGGAACAGAAACTGCAGTGGGAATAGCAGTAGGTGGAACTAAATTTTTCCGAGCTTCTTGAGTCAATAGCAATTGTTGTTGTACAGAAGAAACTTGCCCAGCATTCTGTGGATTCAAAAGGATTGATCCAGACTGCTGGTTAGGAAATAAAAGTGGCTTTATTGAGCTTACTGTCTTGTTTCGAATATTACTAAACTGATGCTCGGGCAAAATTGACTTGTTAAGTGCTTGATTAGCATTCATTGACTCAAACTTATTCTGAGTCTGTTTCTGTGGTGGAAGAAGATGCGGTACAGGGAAAGGGCGAAGTTTTTGTACGTTAACTGCAGTCCACACCCCAGTTGATGGTGGCGCAGTACCTGAAAGAGCTTCTGACTTCCATGTATCAAGACCTGCAGCTCCAATCCTTGACACATTGCTAGAGGATCCATGAGGATGTGCATCAACATCAGGATAACTGCTAAGAAGAGGTCTTTGCTCAGCACCAGATGAACCAAGCATTTGGAAATTCCTTGCATTTCTTACAGCATTAAGCGGATGATGTGAAGGCTGACCAAGAAAATTCAGCCTTCCTTGAGGATAATGAGAGCTCAGAATTTTTGTGGTATTCTCATGCAATCCTGTGATGTTACTGCTTGATCCACGACCTGACTGCATGAGAATTTTTAAACTTTCAAAGACAATAAAAAAGCTGGAATCTCAAAAgctaatttcttcttttctctatgCATAACAAGAAGGGGCAAGGGAGGGGCACAAGGTGTACTACTCGAAAAGATTAAACAAAACGAAAGAAACAATTAAATTCCTTCAAAAAAACCTGTAAGGGGTTTAAACAAAAAAGGACCAATGGGAAGTAGGCAGTAAAATAGAAAAACCAACAATAGCTCCGGTTGGTTTGATCAAAGCAGACAAACTCCGTTGAGAAATAGAAAAGCaacttaatttcatttattttcttctttttttgtccACAAGTGTCAAAATAATAGCTTAAACAGAAGATAACCTTTAGGCAAATTCCAAATGCCACATAATCATCAGAAATCAACAATTGGAAAGGCACAGAAAATAAGCTGAACGTACACTGAGAGTTGGATCAGAATCTTCAGGAATTACAGAAGAATCCTTATGGATAGAAATGCGTGCTTGAGTCAAATGATTGCTCCTCCTGAAATCGGCATCTGCAATATTAGTTCCATAGCCAGGTCTTGTTCTAAAGCTAGGCGGGCCAGATGATGATGGTACGTCATTATTCTGTCTCCGGTTTGCTACATTTGGGGTCATATCTTCCCAATCAAATTCTTCCTCTTCAGTATTCTGCCATGTTTTTATGTTGAACTTATTATCCATGCCATTCATATCAACCTTCAAAGGCTTGCTTGAAGTTTGGTTCCTTTCATCACTTCCATACGCATCAATAAGTGCCCTGGGTCTTTGAAGCTCAATTCCATTAGGATATAGAGGAGAAGTTTCTACTAGCTTATAAGAACCATCAGACCAGCGCTTCCCTGGCCAATGACTTGACTGATCCTCTCTGCCTGTCATTCTGCCATGCCCATATTCAAACCCAAGACGAGATGGGGAGGCCCTTTCAATGACCCTCCTAGGGGAATTGTCCACTGCAATATCAACGGGTGGTGATAACGATCTTCCGTGCTCAATTCTAAAAGGAGAAGAGTTTAAAAGCCTGGAAGCTGAAGGCAGAGGCAACTTTTCAGCACCCAAAGCAAAAGAACTACGAGTTGCATGAGCAGTTGAGCTCAATCCTGGAGTTCCAACCTGTGATGATATGACCTCCACATTTTCAGAATCATATTCATCATATCCACTGGCAGGTTTCTGTCTATTGTTTTTTGAAGTTGAAGAAGTTCCCCTTGCAGGTTGATTGTTCTGCAAGGATAGCAAATGGATATATACTTCAATATTTGTTTTACAGCGCATAAACAAATGGGGaccatcaaagaaaaattaaccaCGCCAGAAAATTTGAATGTATAACATGATATAAGAGAATGTTGACCAGTGAACATTGAGCAAAATCATATGCATAGAcaacaaataaaagatgtaCAAGACAGCCATGaaaacattattatatataaagagaagACAAGCAAACTGTAATCAACTGTTTGACAGAATCACCACCAAGGTGATGAGTACAGAATAAACTGGCTTAGTGGCTCTAAATAGCAAATGAAACCAGGTGTCCAATTATGGCATATTTTGAGGAAAGCAATACATCTGTAGTTCCAAGAACACCTACACCACTTTCACTCTGATTTCTATTCTTGTTAGGTAAATATAAACCTATAGTCCCACACTGATAAGTTATCCAAAAAGAAGCCAATAAATTATATCTCCCAGGCATCCAATCCAACCCTAGGGCCTCCAAACCCTAAGAGACCAACTAAACTCAAAGCTATAAATGGAAAACCCCCTAAAACCAATCTGTTAATAGCAACAACTCCTAAACACCGAGGACAAACCCTAGAAGAGGAAGTTCAGAAGCAAAAAAAATGAGCTATGccaactcccccccccccccccaaaaaaaaaaaaaactcttttttcctttataaataaCTAAACAAGACCCAAAATCCAATCCCTTAGTCAAGGGCAAGATGCCCTTGTATTTACTTATTCAATACAAGTAAACCATTAATTCTTATAAGCCATAATCCAAAGTGAACTTTATTTTTCAAGGCACTCTCTAGATAATCACCTGAGCTCTGTGTCAGATCCTTGAATTTGACAGGGAATTCTCAAACGAGTTGGTGAGAATTGGATGGGAAATCAGGGGGAAATTAGAAGAAATGtagggagagaaagaagaacagcgaatgagagagagagagagtttgggaAGGAAACAGATGATtctcaattcaattatttggtGCCTCATTATGGGTCAGGTCAGTTTGTTATATACTGACCTTAACAACTGGAATTCTCTAGAGTACAACTGCCTTAAGCTCTAGTCTACGTACAACCCATTACCGCTATAACTACCCAATACAGTGTACTACCCCCCTCAGCAATAGGTACATGACACTCTATTGGAACCCAATGAACAAACTAGgatgtcacaaccccaaggatatattagtaattataTGTTACATATTTCTTTTTGGTTGTACTTTGCTGCTATAGTGTTTGTACCTTTCAGTCTTAGACAGCCCATAAATAAGCTACATTAGTTAGAGAATGATAAGAGTTGAATAATAATTGACTTCTGTTTCTCTCTCAACATTTCTGATCTCTCTCCCGATCCCTCTTGTTAGAAGTTTGCCTCGAGTCAATACGATCAGTGAAGGCAATTGTGTTAAGTGGCTAAAGTATAGATAAGCGGTTTTTTATTTGTTCCAACTGTAATTTAGTTAAGTTGGAAGGTTAAAATTGGTAATATCTAATTCCGGTAATTTGTATTGGGATGTCCACCCACTTAGTTTATAAATAAGGGGGCAGGGGGTTAGTTGTTTGACTAAGAATTCATTCTTGCGAGTGTAACTTCTGTTTTCGTTCAGAAAGAAAAGGCTAGAAAGTGGGATAGACCTTTGTAATCTTGGTGAGCAATTGAGGATGTACTCGGGTATTGCTGTACTGATCATTTGTCAATAAAGTAAGGTTGTGCTCGGGAGAATtctaaggctggatgtaggttcaCTCCAAGGGTGAACTGATCCAGGATAAAAATCTGGTGTTCATCGTGTGGTTTGATTTCTTGTTTCTATTTCTGTTTGATTTATTATTCTgttgtttatttttctgttaTGTTATTTCAATCAACCGTGAGTGTGTGCAATTGTGAGAGGCCTAATCCCATCTAAAGATTAGATCCAGTGATCCCTGAGTTAACAcctctgattctctctctttttctgttCTGTATGCATTTCTCCCTCTATGCTTGTTGTTATCTCCCTCTCCTTTAGTCTAAtcctccctccaattctctctgttCTGATTCTATCCTCCCAATTCCTTCTAattttcctattcaaaccctagtcAAACCCTAGAACAtgaaaaatggtatcaaagccaacgaTTCTCAGctatgattttaaaaattttaacagcTGATTCAGGCAAAACAGAGTGGCTGGATCTTGATTGCTGCTGATGATAATAGGCGATCCTCGGGAAGTTGCAAAAGAGCCAATCAAACTCTCAAGAAGCTGCA from Diospyros lotus cultivar Yz01 chromosome 8, ASM1463336v1, whole genome shotgun sequence carries:
- the LOC127807512 gene encoding polyadenylation and cleavage factor homolog 4 isoform X2, which encodes MDEERFISARENPRNLAGFSNGARVMPGEASAAQKPMPTILDRFKAVLRDREDDMRVSMAGDDQDVPPPTSEEVVRLYEQMLSELTFNSKPIITDLTIIAGDQREHGEGIAEAICARILEVFCEAYRQVQPNLYPAMRHLFGTWSTVFPASVLHKIEAQLQFSPSANRQSPSLTTLRASESPRPTHGIHVNPKYLEARHQFEHSTADSNNQPARGTSSTSKNNRQKPASGYDEYDSENVEVISSQVGTPGLSSTAHATRSSFALGAEKLPLPSASRLLNSSPFRIEHGRSLSPPVDIAVDNSPRRVIERASPSRLGFEYGHGRMTGREDQSSHWPGKRWSDGSYKLVETSPLYPNGIELQRPRALIDAYGSDERNQTSSKPLKVDMNGMDNKFNIKTWQNTEEEEFDWEDMTPNVANRRQNNDVPSSSGPPSFRTRPGYGTNIADADFRRSNHLTQARISIHKDSSVIPEDSDPTLSSGRGSSSNITGLHENTTKILSSHYPQGRLNFLGQPSHHPLNAVRNARNFQMLGSSGAEQRPLLSSYPDVDAHPHGSSSNVSRIGAAGLDTWKSEALSGTAPPSTGVWTAVNVQKLRPFPVPHLLPPQKQTQNKFESMNANQALNKSILPEHQFSNIRNKTVSSIKPLLFPNQQSGSILLNPQNAGQVSSVQQQLLLTQEARKNLVPPTAIPTAVSVPSPAQTLTHGYTSQGHYTAVTSVLSNPIPGVHPPMSMLNAPGGSIHLQGGGLPPLPPGPRPPSQMIPISHNPVPIASNPQAGGAITGLISSLMAQGLISLTKETPLEDSVGLEFNLDVLKVRHESAITALYTGLPRQCTTCGLRFKSQEEHSIHMDWHVTKNRISKNRKQKPSRKWFVSVSMWLTGAEALGTDAVPGFLPDESIVEKKDDEEFSVPADEDQNVCALCGEPFDDFYSDETEEWMYKGAVYMNAPGGSTAGMDRSQLGPIVHAKCRSESSAVSPEGFGQDEKGYTEEGSQRKRLRT
- the LOC127807512 gene encoding polyadenylation and cleavage factor homolog 4 isoform X1 gives rise to the protein MDEERFISARENPRNLAGFSNGARVMPGEASAAQKPMPTILDRFKAVLRDREDDMRVSMAGDDQDVPPPTSEEVVRLYEQMLSELTFNSKPIITDLTIIAGDQREHGEGIAEAICARILEVPVEQKLPSLYLLDSIVKNIGKEYVRYFSLRLPEVFCEAYRQVQPNLYPAMRHLFGTWSTVFPASVLHKIEAQLQFSPSANRQSPSLTTLRASESPRPTHGIHVNPKYLEARHQFEHSTADSNNQPARGTSSTSKNNRQKPASGYDEYDSENVEVISSQVGTPGLSSTAHATRSSFALGAEKLPLPSASRLLNSSPFRIEHGRSLSPPVDIAVDNSPRRVIERASPSRLGFEYGHGRMTGREDQSSHWPGKRWSDGSYKLVETSPLYPNGIELQRPRALIDAYGSDERNQTSSKPLKVDMNGMDNKFNIKTWQNTEEEEFDWEDMTPNVANRRQNNDVPSSSGPPSFRTRPGYGTNIADADFRRSNHLTQARISIHKDSSVIPEDSDPTLSSGRGSSSNITGLHENTTKILSSHYPQGRLNFLGQPSHHPLNAVRNARNFQMLGSSGAEQRPLLSSYPDVDAHPHGSSSNVSRIGAAGLDTWKSEALSGTAPPSTGVWTAVNVQKLRPFPVPHLLPPQKQTQNKFESMNANQALNKSILPEHQFSNIRNKTVSSIKPLLFPNQQSGSILLNPQNAGQVSSVQQQLLLTQEARKNLVPPTAIPTAVSVPSPAQTLTHGYTSQGHYTAVTSVLSNPIPGVHPPMSMLNAPGGSIHLQGGGLPPLPPGPRPPSQMIPISHNPVPIASNPQAGGAITGLISSLMAQGLISLTKETPLEDSVGLEFNLDVLKVRHESAITALYTGLPRQCTTCGLRFKSQEEHSIHMDWHVTKNRISKNRKQKPSRKWFVSVSMWLTGAEALGTDAVPGFLPDESIVEKKDDEEFSVPADEDQNVCALCGEPFDDFYSDETEEWMYKGAVYMNAPGGSTAGMDRSQLGPIVHAKCRSESSAVSPEGFGQDEKGYTEEGSQRKRLRT